One window of Aliarcobacter lanthieri genomic DNA carries:
- a CDS encoding BCCT family transporter has translation MKSTVLKPVFIPAVVFITLLVVFTFINPSLSKDIFSTTKSFIADKFGWLYMLSVAIFTIFALFLAFSPFGKFKLGPDQSKPSYSDFSWFSMLFSAGMGIGIMFWGVAEPIVHYANPPVGEQSIQSAKDAMGIVFFHWGLNAWAIYAIVGLVLAYFSFRHGLPLTIRSALYPLIGDKIYGKIGHSVDTIAVLGTIFGVATTLGFGVLQINSGLNYVFGIEVGINTQIILIVLICAIALASVVSGLDSGIKKLSILNVYLAGFLLLFVFIAGPTFYLLNAFVQNIGTYLSEVVQKTFNLYTYEEKASWMSSWTLFYWAWWISWAPFVGMFIARVSRGRTIREFIVGVLFLPAGFTFLWMTVFGNSALYSILNEGYSTLVTAVSSDVSIALFKFLEHYPFSTITSIFAIVLVAIFFVTSSDSGSLVVDTISSGGKINNPVWQRVFWAISQGVVAIAMLVAGGLEALQSAAIVVALPFALVMLIACWGVYKALHLELIRSESLKHHMNAGRHGKISGTWSSRLSRIIEFPKVSETRRFINEDVIEAMNTVETELEKHSWIVEVSNDKEKAISRLRVEHSNDFDFIYEVRARNYDTPSYAYPESVNPTKEQKKYARAEVFLQDGNKAYDIYGYDVDAIITDIIDQFEKHRHFLNNTSSLNPVVPVD, from the coding sequence ATGAAATCAACAGTTTTAAAACCTGTTTTTATACCTGCTGTCGTCTTTATTACATTATTAGTTGTATTTACTTTTATCAATCCTAGCTTATCCAAGGATATTTTTAGTACCACCAAAAGCTTTATAGCTGATAAATTTGGTTGGCTTTATATGTTAAGTGTTGCTATTTTTACTATTTTTGCTCTTTTTTTAGCTTTTTCACCTTTTGGTAAATTTAAATTAGGTCCTGATCAATCAAAACCTTCTTATTCTGATTTCTCTTGGTTTTCTATGCTTTTTTCTGCTGGAATGGGTATTGGAATAATGTTCTGGGGAGTTGCTGAACCTATTGTTCATTATGCAAATCCACCCGTTGGGGAACAAAGTATTCAATCTGCCAAAGATGCTATGGGAATAGTATTTTTTCACTGGGGTTTAAATGCTTGGGCAATATATGCAATAGTTGGTTTGGTTCTAGCATATTTTTCATTTAGGCATGGTCTTCCTTTAACTATTCGTTCTGCACTTTATCCATTAATTGGGGATAAAATATATGGAAAAATAGGTCATAGTGTTGATACTATTGCAGTTTTAGGTACAATATTTGGTGTTGCTACAACTTTAGGATTTGGAGTTTTACAAATAAATTCTGGATTAAACTATGTTTTTGGTATAGAAGTTGGGATAAATACTCAAATTATTTTAATTGTTCTTATTTGTGCAATAGCTTTAGCTTCAGTTGTATCTGGACTTGATAGTGGAATAAAGAAATTATCAATTTTAAATGTATATTTAGCTGGATTTTTACTTTTATTTGTATTTATTGCTGGACCAACATTTTATCTTTTAAATGCGTTTGTTCAAAATATTGGAACATATTTATCTGAAGTTGTACAAAAAACTTTTAATTTATATACATATGAAGAAAAAGCATCTTGGATGAGTTCTTGGACACTTTTTTATTGGGCTTGGTGGATATCTTGGGCGCCATTTGTAGGAATGTTTATAGCTAGAGTTTCAAGAGGAAGAACAATAAGAGAGTTTATTGTAGGAGTTTTATTTTTACCAGCTGGATTTACTTTTTTATGGATGACTGTTTTTGGAAATAGTGCTTTATATTCTATTTTAAATGAAGGATATAGTACTTTAGTAACAGCTGTTTCAAGTGATGTTTCTATAGCACTTTTTAAATTCTTAGAGCATTATCCTTTCTCAACGATAACATCAATTTTTGCAATAGTTTTAGTAGCAATATTTTTTGTTACATCTTCAGATAGTGGGTCACTTGTAGTTGATACAATATCTAGTGGAGGAAAAATAAATAATCCAGTTTGGCAAAGAGTATTTTGGGCAATTTCACAAGGAGTTGTAGCTATTGCTATGCTTGTTGCTGGTGGGCTTGAAGCTTTACAATCAGCTGCTATTGTAGTTGCTTTACCTTTTGCTTTAGTAATGCTAATTGCTTGTTGGGGAGTTTATAAAGCATTGCATTTAGAACTTATTAGGAGTGAAAGCTTAAAACATCATATGAATGCTGGAAGGCATGGAAAAATAAGTGGAACATGGAGTTCAAGGCTTAGTAGAATTATAGAATTCCCAAAGGTTTCTGAAACAAGAAGATTTATAAATGAAGATGTAATAGAAGCTATGAATACAGTTGAAACAGAACTAGAAAAACACTCTTGGATAGTTGAAGTTTCAAATGATAAAGAAAAAGCTATTTCAAGATTAAGAGTTGAACACTCAAATGACTTTGATTTTATATATGAAGTTCGAGCAAGAAATTATGATACTCCTAGTTATGCTTATCCAGAAAGTGTAAATCCTACAAAAGAACAGAAAAAATATGCAAGAGCAGAAGTATTCTTACAAGATGGAAATAAGGCTTATGATATTTATGGATATGATGTAGATGCTATAATTACAGATATTATAGATCAATTTGAAAAACATAGACACTTTTTAAATAACACTTCAAGTTTAAATCCTGTTGTGCCTGTGGATTAA
- a CDS encoding VIT1/CCC1 transporter family protein, whose amino-acid sequence MDILSDKVKLKKALRQQQNEINDYTIYKALALQQKDEKNKKVFEKIAKEEKTHYDFWVNITKRQLKPQSLIILFYIFLVKILGTSFTLKFLEKREAGAEEFYKELFEIYPESKIIYQQETEHEFALIDMLHDKKLVYAGAIVLGMNDALVELTGTLSGIALAFDRSIVVGLTGLIMGIAASLSMAGSAYLEAKENPNELIKPLTYSLYTGVSYILTTAILVAPFFIFDSIMESIILMFICAFLAIVLYNFYISVAKDLSFTKRVLQMSAITFGVAIISFLIGYLVKHYFGIDI is encoded by the coding sequence ATGGATATTTTATCAGATAAAGTCAAGTTAAAAAAAGCATTACGACAACAACAAAATGAGATAAATGACTATACAATATACAAAGCTTTAGCTCTTCAGCAAAAAGATGAAAAAAACAAAAAGGTATTTGAAAAAATAGCAAAAGAAGAAAAAACTCACTATGATTTCTGGGTAAATATCACAAAAAGACAATTAAAACCTCAATCTTTGATTATTTTATTTTATATATTTTTAGTAAAAATACTTGGAACTTCATTTACTCTAAAATTTTTAGAAAAAAGAGAAGCCGGAGCAGAAGAATTTTACAAAGAACTTTTTGAAATATATCCTGAATCAAAAATAATTTATCAACAAGAAACAGAACATGAATTTGCACTCATTGATATGTTACATGATAAAAAACTTGTTTATGCAGGAGCAATAGTTTTAGGAATGAATGATGCTTTAGTTGAATTAACAGGAACATTAAGTGGTATAGCACTTGCTTTTGATAGAAGTATTGTTGTTGGACTTACTGGACTTATTATGGGTATAGCAGCTTCTTTATCGATGGCAGGATCAGCATATCTTGAAGCAAAAGAAAATCCAAATGAACTTATAAAACCTTTGACTTATTCACTTTATACTGGTGTTTCATATATTTTGACAACAGCTATTTTAGTAGCACCATTTTTTATATTTGACTCAATTATGGAATCAATTATTTTAATGTTTATTTGTGCTTTTTTAGCAATAGTTTTATACAACTTTTATATAAGTGTTGCAAAAGATTTGAGTTTTACAAAAAGAGTTTTACAAATGTCAGCAATTACTTTTGGTGTTGCTATTATCTCATTTTTGATTGGATATTTAGTAAAACACTACTTTGGAATAGATATTTAA
- a CDS encoding TonB-dependent siderophore receptor, with translation MRLLKKSLIAPSLALLLATNLYSASFTVNTNDAVKAIEKISEISKVPFIVDKNILKGITTNTIENIDNLEEALRLIFEGTDIEATIQNNTIVIKKLSSVKVINGTYILDEVSVSGNSFKSGSAEAGYLTDNITGVGLWGKRSLQDTPYSMSVIPQELIENVQAKDMNQIFKMNPTTQETGQSLTGLGDAQWVTIRGFEVNNPIINGISYATKWASVPMMQDIERVEIINGATGFLYGGGRVGGAINYITKKPTTEDLRNITIGSYGNESYYTHLDLGGQFDENNTFGYRVNALYQNGKLPSKTDTEQKAISLVFDWKPTDNFYTDIKYSYKNSLEKGGNFYFRSVSDRKAIDKNKSFSPDWIQDELKLNKVENNTKWNINDTFTLRTNLMYEKTKSRGSDINASIVDKTVISSLSSWDTYIWKGAWQETENYGGNIYLDSNFDTLNINHNLTLGYSMNTRKHLKREDEGFFYRFDGNISLNNMKNLSEPDWSTFGTIGTKSLKPSTKSEYKNILIGDDITFNEQWSALVGGNYATVISKTYSNNKKYDESKLTPTLSLIYKPFENLTTYATYIESLEEGTIVGSYYKNEGEILNPYKSKQYEIGAKYKLNENILLNGSIFRIERANEYEKDTTPKLTLTQDGEEIHQGIELGVTGKITNDLTIIAGGTLMDLSLEKVDDKSLEGKKPINSASKMAKLYAEYNISQIKGLSISAGAYYTGKSYGDRTNIDVIPSYTLYDAGFRYKTKLDKYPTTFNLNVQNLTDKVYWTRNNMIGDPRAVAFSMKMEF, from the coding sequence AATATTTGAAGGCACAGACATAGAAGCAACTATACAAAATAACACTATAGTTATAAAAAAATTATCTTCTGTAAAAGTAATAAATGGAACTTATATACTAGATGAAGTTTCAGTTTCTGGAAATTCTTTTAAAAGTGGAAGTGCTGAAGCTGGATATTTAACTGATAATATAACAGGTGTTGGGCTTTGGGGTAAAAGAAGTTTACAAGATACACCTTACTCTATGAGTGTAATACCTCAAGAACTTATAGAAAATGTTCAAGCAAAAGATATGAATCAAATATTTAAAATGAATCCAACTACTCAAGAAACAGGACAATCTCTTACTGGATTAGGAGATGCACAATGGGTAACTATTCGTGGATTTGAAGTAAATAATCCAATTATTAATGGTATTTCATATGCAACTAAATGGGCAAGTGTACCAATGATGCAAGATATAGAAAGAGTAGAAATTATAAATGGTGCAACTGGGTTCTTATATGGTGGAGGAAGAGTAGGAGGAGCAATAAACTATATAACTAAAAAGCCAACAACAGAAGATTTAAGAAATATTACTATTGGAAGTTATGGAAATGAATCATACTATACTCACTTAGATTTAGGTGGACAATTTGATGAAAATAATACTTTTGGATATAGAGTAAATGCTTTATATCAAAATGGAAAACTACCTTCTAAAACTGATACTGAACAAAAAGCAATTAGCTTAGTATTTGATTGGAAACCAACAGATAATTTTTATACTGATATAAAATATTCTTATAAAAATTCTTTAGAAAAAGGTGGAAATTTTTATTTTAGAAGTGTATCAGACCGTAAAGCTATAGATAAAAATAAAAGTTTTAGTCCTGATTGGATACAAGATGAATTAAAATTAAATAAAGTAGAAAATAATACAAAATGGAATATTAATGATACTTTTACTTTAAGAACTAATTTAATGTATGAAAAAACAAAATCAAGAGGAAGTGATATTAATGCTAGTATTGTAGATAAAACTGTTATATCTAGCCTATCGAGTTGGGATACTTATATTTGGAAAGGAGCTTGGCAAGAAACAGAAAATTATGGAGGAAATATATATTTAGATTCAAATTTTGATACTTTAAATATAAATCATAATTTAACTTTAGGTTATTCTATGAATACAAGAAAACATCTAAAAAGAGAAGATGAAGGATTTTTTTATAGATTTGATGGAAATATCTCTTTAAATAATATGAAAAATTTATCAGAGCCTGATTGGAGTACTTTTGGTACAATAGGAACAAAATCATTAAAACCTTCTACTAAATCTGAATATAAAAATATTTTAATTGGAGATGATATAACTTTTAATGAGCAATGGAGTGCTTTGGTTGGAGGAAATTATGCAACAGTTATAAGTAAGACTTATTCTAATAATAAAAAATATGATGAGTCAAAATTGACTCCAACTTTATCTTTAATTTATAAACCTTTTGAAAATTTAACAACTTATGCTACATATATAGAGAGTTTAGAAGAGGGAACAATTGTTGGAAGTTATTACAAAAATGAAGGTGAAATTTTAAATCCATATAAAAGTAAACAATATGAGATTGGAGCAAAATATAAATTAAATGAAAATATTCTACTAAATGGTTCAATATTTCGAATAGAAAGAGCAAATGAATATGAAAAAGATACAACTCCAAAATTAACTTTAACTCAAGATGGAGAAGAAATACATCAAGGAATTGAACTTGGAGTAACTGGAAAAATTACAAATGATTTGACAATTATTGCAGGTGGAACTTTAATGGATTTAAGTTTAGAAAAAGTTGATGATAAATCATTAGAAGGTAAAAAACCAATCAATTCAGCTTCTAAAATGGCAAAATTATATGCAGAATATAATATATCTCAAATAAAAGGTTTATCAATATCTGCTGGAGCATATTATACAGGTAAGAGCTATGGAGATAGAACAAATATAGATGTAATTCCAAGTTATACTTTATATGATGCTGGATTTAGATATAAAACAAAGTTAGATAAATATCCAACAACATTTAATCTAAATGTACAAAATTTAACTGATAAAGTTTATTGGACAAGAAATAATATGATTGGTGACCCAAGAGCAGTTGCTTTTTCTATGAAAATGGAGTTTTAA